From Trichoplusia ni isolate ovarian cell line Hi5 chromosome 11, tn1, whole genome shotgun sequence, the proteins below share one genomic window:
- the LOC113498608 gene encoding Down syndrome cell adhesion molecule-like protein 1 homolog, which yields MKPILLIATILLAAVALGPHCSCAASTGTPPPHRLKRCWLVRMTFHSQEHLQEHLAVDTEPNMWVTEGKKIHLASCHTERPMSSSPVADTSTPREDPEYSVFARMVEEIQKEVYKLSLIYIKCEAWLACRQPHGDETADETIAICKYLYNAPEITYQEVRRCLILESKYKNETTPEPQTVREKRSSESRPELVYTFIEQAVQPGAQVALKCSAVGEPFPRFRWSLDGQPIPAHLGAIIAEGRENGPNGLSSSSNYVLSTLTLTSARVEHGGRYECRATNNHGSVAHAARLNVYGPPYIRAMNPVKAVAGSEVTIWCPYYGFPIDSVKWEGGAGVDPRYQQMDGQLTITNVDRNRDKGGWTCSVLTPGGELARREVQVTVVSPPVLSPIVFPPGLKSGDRAQLTCTVTSGDMPVYFSWLKNMMPISSSLQVDERGAEFYSMLLFKSLTAAHSGIYTCVVTNTAGKANMSAELAIKVPPYWQIEPSDTAVLLNGSLTVSCEARGHPSPSIYWTKFSGSTETTLGGVSDPVVLSNGSLRLESARAEHSGKYRCRADNGVSPALSKVLTIHINEPARFETQSANVTAKLGDTVRLACVARGDSPLATAWSHSGRALPNSDYRMSISETRSAEGLRSELVIERADRRDSGVYRCQASNPYGRSDHFVHLAVQEPPEPPANFRVLETTSRSVRLQWRRPYDGNSPVLGYVVQYRKHDSSNTDSWRDADTHNVSVSAHNPDSYSETESATITGLEPATAYLVRARTVTAQFASAHTRALLALTLHEPPSRAPIGLRASAPRSSTIELAWQAPPSSSWNGELLGYTVWWWPSADGTLAGGTNVGMEFATVRGQITKYIIEGLEHYTRYSVSVRAFNSAGAGPATAPVNTLTQESVPSEGPRAVRCRAVSPQSLKVEWSPPPAHAHHGALLGYKLLYRPEHTAEWLEWEVRGNSGSSTGAGAEVKRVAGVETLLLALRPHSNYTVQALAYTAAGDGVPAHPIHCTTQQDVPGSPAAVKVVATSVTSLAVSWLPPSRPNGPLLYYTVFYRELGRDRPPQTTTVQVEDGDSFVGLGGSTELRSLSEGATYEAWVSAHSAAGEGEPSAPQPATTTSRARARLLSFGVWARVQCGHSLRLACAWRGEPAPRARWLRGDRPVTHDPRTHLTPHGHLAIHEVDASTSGNYTCSARNTFGSEEVTYRVECAAPPAAPTLSLDHAAHTDARLTWRTTHHPAAPPHGFTIWWVRVRDDTGDLESISSRSEEERRLETGGEAASVVLRALSCGASYSVRAVAHSRAGSSPPSVPLMVKTKPPVLVWEGGGEDRLEEGAEAAVWSNSSALALDARRAVRCGARLVRLQWRRADAASATVWRDADLTSLHHHREVVLGDLGAGAWYALRLWTATESARHQAIIYAATTTHSGERLRRPVAFQSEGGQISTPSGNADTERVLGAVSLAFAALAALAVTALLLVLVAKRTTLWPCGGADEEARRCSHSVASTDKSVCPEQQNIRNCQHDYKHDKLSPASDVYEISPYATFAVGGEAAAATLDHTLQFRTFGHRDNDAPPHRPCRKHPQRHRERAEVEKHLSECELQQLSRYEKVRPRHCAPTSYCVPLAHHGSGGGSGSGGGCGSGGGLSEVYAGDSSAESGPGSLSPRTHHEHS from the exons TTCGACGCTGTCTGATACTGGAGAGTAAATATAAGAATGAAACGACTCCTGAGCCCCAAACTGTCCGGGAAAAGCGGTCGTCAG AATCTCGGCCAGAGCTGGTCTACACGTTCATCGAGCAAGCTGTCCAGCCGGGGGCGCAGGTGGCGCTCAAGTGCTCCGCTGTCGGAGAACCGTTCCCTCGGTTCAGATGGTCGCTCGACGGACAGCCGATACCCGCGCACCTTGG GGCTATTATCGCGGAAGGCAGGGAGAATGGTCCCAACGGACTCAGCTCCAGCAGCAACTATGTGCTGTCGACCCTCACCCTGACGAGTGCCAGGGTGGAGCATGGAGGAAGATATGAGTGCAGGGCTACCAACAACCATGGAAGCGTCGCTCATGCTGCCAGGCTGAATGTCTATG GTCCGCCCTACATAAGGGCTATGAATCCTGTCAAGGCTGTCGCCGGCTCTGAAGTCACGATCTGGTGCCCCTACTACGGATTTCCTATTGA TTCGGTGAAGTGGGAGGGTGGTGCTGGCGTGGACCCTCGTTACCAGCAGATGGATGGACAGCTCACCATCACGAACGTGGACCGGAACCGGGACAAGGGAGGCTGGACTTGCTCCGTGCTCACTCCAGGAGGAGAACTTGCCAGACGAGAG GTTCAAGTGACTGTGGTATCACCACCGGTGCTGTCGCCAATAGTGTTCCCACCAGGCCTGAAATCTGGAGACCGAGCCCAACTCACCTGCACCGTAACATCTGGAGACATGCCCGTGTACTTCTCCTGGCTCAAGAACATGATGCCGATATCTAGTTCCCTTCAG gtgGATGAAAGAGGGGCAGAATTTTACAGCATGCTTTTATTCAAAAGTTTGACAGCTGCCCACAGTGGCATCTATACTTGTGTCGTGACCAATACCGCAGGCAAAGCTAACATGTCTGCTGAGCTCGCCATTAAAg TGCCGCCATATTGGCAAATAGAGCCATCTGATACTGCCGTGCTACTGAACGGTTCTCTCACTGTAAGTTGTGAAGCAAGAGGACATCCTTCACCCTCAATATATTGGACCAAATTTTCTG GTAGTACAGAAACCACGCTGGGAGGAGTCTCGGACCCTGTGGTACTCTCAAATGGCTCTCTAAGATTGGAATCAGCACGCGCTGAACATTCTGGAAAATATCGTTGCAGAGCTGACAACGGTGTATCACCCGCTCTATCTAAAGTACTTACAATACATATCAACG AGCCAGCAAGATTTGAAACGCAATCAGCAAACGTTACTGCAAAGCTGGGGGATACCGTGAGATTGGCATGTGTTGCTCGCGGCGACTCCCCGCTTGCAACGGCTTGGAGTCACTCAGGACGAGCGCTACCTAACTCCGACTACCG AATGAGCATATCAGAAACTAGAAGTGCAGAAGGCTTACGAAGTGAATTGGTGATAGAACGAGCTGATAGACGAGATTCGGGAGTATACCGTTGTCAAGCATCTAATCCATATGGAAGGTCTGATCATTTCGTGCATTTGGCTGTTCAAG AACCTCCAGAACCACCAGCAAACTTCAGGGTCTTAGAGACCACATCTCGTTCAGTTCGTCTCCAATGGCGCAGACCGTACGATGGAAATTCTCCAGTATTAGGATACGTGGTACAGTACCGCAAACACGATTCTTCCAACACAGACTCTTGGAGAGACGCGGATACACATAACGTTTCCGTATCTGCTCACAACCCGGACTCATATTCTGA GACGGAAAGTGCAACAATAACCGGATTAGAGCCAGCGACAGCGTACTTGGTGCGAGCTAGGACAGTGACTGCACAGTTTGCGTCAGCGCACACGAGGGCTTTGTTAGCGTTGACGTTGCATGAGCCACCGTCGAGAGCACCGATCGGCTTACGAGCATCAGCCCCGCGATCCTCGACCATTGAGCTAGCATGGCAG GCTCCTCCGTCGTCTTCTTGGAATGGGGAGCTTCTGGGTTACACGGTGTGGTGGTGGCCGTCAGCTGACGGGACTCTTGCTGGAGGAACTAATGTGGGCATGGAGTTCGCGACCGTTCGAGGTCAAATAACAAAGTACATTATCGAAGGTCTGGAACATTATACACG GTACTCTGTAAGTGTAAGAGCATTTAATAGTGCTGGTGCTGGACCAGCCACGGCTCCTGTTAATACGTTGACACAAGAAAGTG TGCCATCAGAAGGACCTCGCGCGGTGCGATGTCGGGCCGTTTCCCCTCAAAGTCTAAAGGTGGAATGGTCTCCACCACCCGCGCACGCACATCACGGCGCTTTACTAGGTTACAAACTACTCTACCGACCGGAGCATA CGGCAGAGTGGTTGGAGTGGGAAGTGCGTGGTAACAGCGGGTCCAGCACAGGAGCGGGAGCGGAGGTCAAGCGAGTAGCGGGGGTTGAAACTCTTTTACTAGCATTGAGGCCTCATTCTAATTACACCGTGCAAGCGCTAGCGTACACAGCAGCCGGCGATGGCGTGCCCGCTCATCCCATACATTGTACCACACAGCAAGACG TTCCTGGGTCACCAGCTGCGGTCAAAGTTGTAGCAACATCAGTCACATCCCTGGCAGTTAGTTGGCTACCGCCGAGCAGACCGAATGGTCCTCTGTTGTACTATACAGTATTTTACAGAGAATTGGGCAG GGACAGGCCACCACAAACCACGACTGTTCAAGTTGAAGATGGCGACTCTTTTGTCGGTCTCGGAGGATCGACAGAGCTTAGGTCATTATCTGAAGGCGCTACTTACGAGGCATGGGTGTCGGCACACTCTGCTGCAGGAGAAGGTGAACCTTCTGCACCACAACCTGCTACTACGACATCAAGAG CTCGAGCAAGACTCCTATCGTTTGGAGTGTGGGCACGAGTGCAATGCGGTCACTCCCTCCGCTTGGCCTGTGCATGGCGAGGAGAGCCAGCGCCGCGAGCTCGCTGGCTGCGTGGGGACCGGCCCGTCACTCATGATCCCCGCACACATCTGACGCCACACGGGCATCTGGCTATACATG AAGTGGATGCATCGACAAGTGGAAACTACACATGCTCAGCGCGGAACACGTTTGGGTCAGAAGAAGTGACGTATCGGGTGGAATGCGCGGCGCCGCCGGCCGCTCCTACGCTGAGCTTGGACCACGCCGCACACACTGACGCCAGGCTTACTTGGAGAACCACACATCATCCCGCTGCACCGCCACATG GCTTCACAATCTGGTGGGTTCGTGTCCGGGACGACACTGGAGATCTGGAGTCTATCAGCAGTCGATCGGAGGAGGAGAGAAGACTAGAGACTGGAGGGGAGGCAGCTAGTGTTGTCTTGAGGGCCCTGTCCTGTGGAGCGAGCTATTCTGTACGAGCAGTGGCTCATTCGAGAGCTGGCTCCTCGCCGCCATCAGTTCCGCTGATGGTCAAAACGAAACCTCCAG TGCTGGTATGGGAAGGCGGAGGGGAAGACAGGCTGGAAGAGGGTGCTGAAGCGGCAGTATGGAGCAACAGCAGTGCTCTAGCGTTAGACGCGCGCCGTGCGGTGCGCTGCGGGGCCAGGCTGGTGCGACTGCAGTGGCGGCGAGCTGACGCAGCCAGTGCTACAGTCTGGAGAGACGCTGACTTGACGTCACTGCATCATCATCGCGAG GTGGTGCTGGGAGACCTCGGTGCTGGCGCGTGGTATGCGCTGCGACTGTGGACCGCTACGGAATCCGCGCGACACCAAGCCATTATTTACGCTGCCACCACTACACATTCCGGAG AACGCCTGCGCCGTCCCGTGGCGTTCCAATCTGAAGGGGGTCAGATCAGCACGCCGAGCGGGAACGCGGACACGGAGCGCGTGCTCGGCGCCGTCTCGCTCGCGTTTGCTGCTCTCGCCGCGCTCGCCGTCACCGCGTTGCTGCTCGTGCTCGTCGCGAAACGAAC CACTTTATGGCCATGTGGAGGGGCCGACGAAGAGGCCCGGCGCTGCAGCCACTCGGTGGCCAGCACCGACAAGTCCGTGTGCCCTGAACAGCAGAACATCAGGAACTGCCAGCACGACTACAAACATGACAAGCTGTCGCCTGCCTCGG acGTGTACGAGATAAGTCCTTACGCAACGTTCGCGGTGGGcggcgaggcggcggcggcAACCCTGGACCATACGCTACAGTTCCGCACGTTTGGGCACCGCGACAACGACGCGCCACCGCACCGGCCCTGCAGAAAGCATCCACAGCGACACCGGGAAAGAGCTGAGG TGGAGAAGCACCTCTCGGAGTGCGAGCTGCAGCAGCTGAGCCGCTACGAGAAGGTGCGCCCGCGACACTGTGCCCCGACCTCGTACTGCGTGCCGCTAGCACACCACG GCAGCGGAGGCGGGAGCGGTAGCGGGGGTGGCTGCGGAAGCGGGGGCGGGCTCTCCGAAGTGTACGCCGGCGACTCGAGCGCCGAGTCCGGCCCTGGGTCCCTGTCCCCGCGCACCCACCACGAGCACAGCTAG